From Dryobates pubescens isolate bDryPub1 chromosome 22, bDryPub1.pri, whole genome shotgun sequence, the proteins below share one genomic window:
- the TNKS1BP1 gene encoding 182 kDa tankyrase-1-binding protein → MASQPQPLRPALPVGTGLVPGSPEKGTARPKPPVRPKPRVPPKPAVPAKPSLPVPGPRHACPELPSAEKINRLAGPQPYGGHSSGGPLRRPSFTIKSPETHNGKGLMSPPATATEDLTPGPAGQLPPTPPTPSRKGPASFKVTPVPVATKPERFPGTTVEEILAKMDSREGPGNPERARLSPFCADPSPRFGSKTFTAFRRCASGEAGRAPSGAPSGAPQRAAGEPGAAGDGCSVTETSGSPPAGPSCAGDSRRRRRLPSPPDLSALQPGTLGPPGSPRPPACLTPDPAPGAPFQPAKTPTSAPGSPSAPPELLPPGSPTLAPSSPGPLAQPPAPGAPSSTASPPLGTSRSPGSPQTPGEGSPSPPSTPELPPRATCAPGSPEAAAQHPAPPSPPPAKASCPPGSPEGPGDPGDPVLCLQPPQQAAPPPQDAGLRRASEGVLRPPAAGQGLGALGGSLGALPRAGDLLPEPSLGSESGWSLSQSFEWTFPSWGARLPASPPQSPIPEVCGSGSPGGQRDTAPSSPGDSGSEGAPCPGGPVAQREAEGSAEEDEGDAEQGGTELCFPLCVAEPDQDPAASPGPAPTDGSAAPWAPADACPVSLQGPGGPCHAEGPPKDHEGQADPGWLTELLASPRARAAGRSSARAEAAQDLLGWSRKDLCSEFGIGRAQHPGTFPWGHEDAAREGEWPGETEQDQEFGAKASWDSPGSSRDGDQPARPFGGARSDWHSGYGAELAGEARLGPGRWPPSHGVGQSCPRDPDLGAGKLEWGTGCGLGSREEIGARPVDWGSSHSMGHRQQQEGQHSWASSYGPRHPQSQDGESTAAWPAEYGTEMKDQEQTPGWASKYSSRDAKGKDLTLGWAGRSSTGDTGSPEQELSPSRRGWDRQYSSREMESQDQEFSPSRPAQASHQHSTMSMETWDREIRPGRLAWDSEGSSRDMESQDREFSPSRPAWSDKSNTGDMGSQDREFSPSQPAWDDKSNTRDMESQDREFSPSRPAWSDKSNTRDMESQDREFSPSRPAWSDKSNTGDMESQDREFSPSRPAEAREHSTGDMETWDRSFGPSRSALGDRCSTRDMESQDRGMETWDSRFSPSRSAWDDRYSSRDVESQDREFSPSRSALGDGCSTKDMESQDREFSPSRLPHASGHRSVATGKGEAEPGPSQLSWAGGCGVSQAGLGQAFGARRDSLGSHVPGAMGQEPSWGSACGQEHDATKSRDWAEELGAAQCHNQFGAMGMEQVLGSSGAMVPPGGSGAWPSGMRSGAQQEPLEDWHGDLSLGTSQDLSSSTSGAPSPLGSSEVRPGQASGEGGGARPEELRRSRELQEAEARRQEWADAFSARCAARSQEPSSGQQSPGGATSTGHRTTLLDPSPPRDSALIALQATKHPQSEPPSPTEEQRDPPEPPPSARASPAGLQAASGTQLDTGSEGPPLDHPDGERPPSWGEKRLSLSTSQPEAALEPPGQEFTFLEDTEVLDSSMYRSKASLGRKRPHRAPALRRASAEGDAWIFRDSTEPPAPRPAASDEDEEVPEEPRSRRVRPSPGKGGKVPLFPGLSTAALKAKLRGRNRSAEEGAAPGDSKGAPAKDPQVQRSKSCKIPGLSGKPPALPPKPDKSSGSEASAPHWLQALKLKKKKP, encoded by the exons ATGGCCTCGCAGCCGCAGCCCCTGCGCCCGGCTCTGCCCGTGGGCACCGGGCTGGTGCCTGGCAGCCCTGAGAAAG GCACCGCTCGGCCCAAGCCCCCCGTCCGGCCCAAGCCCCGTGTGCCGCCCAAGCCTGCAGTGCCAGCCAAGCCCTCCCTGCCCGTGCCAGGGCCGCGGCACGCCTGCCCGGAGCTGCCCTCGGCTGAGAAGATTAACCGCCTGGCTGGGCCCCAGCCCTATGgggggcacagctctggggggCCCCTCCGGCGCCCCTCCTTCACCATCAAGTCACCTGAGACCCACAACGGGAAGGGGCTCATGTCCCCTCCGGCCACAGCCACAGAGGACCTGACCCCAGGCCCCGCTGggcagctgccccccaccccaccgACCCCCTCCCGCAAGGGCCCGGCTTCCTTCAAGGTGACGCCGGTGCCGGTGGCCACCAAGCCAGAGCGGTTCCCTGGCACCACGGTGGAGGAGATCCTGGCCAAGATGGAcagcagggagggcccagggaACCCTGAGCGAGCCAGGCTCTCCCCCTTCTGCGCTGACCCCTCCCCTCGCTTCGGCTCCAAGACCTTCACCGCCTTCCGCAGATGTGCCAGcggggaggcaggcagagcccccTCCGGAGCCCCCTCCGGAGCCCCCCAGCGTGCGGCGGGCGAGCCGGGCGCGGCGGGTGACGGGTGCTCGGTCACCGAGACGAG CGGCTCCCCCCCGGCCGGCCCGAGCTGTGCCGGCGACTCCCGCAGACGCCGGAGGCTGCCGTCCCCTCCTGAC ctctctgctctccaaccaGGCACCCTCGGACCCCCTGGCTCCCCACGCCCCCCTGCCTGCTTGACCCCAGACCCTGCCCCGggagctcctttccagcctgccaAAACCCCCACCTCAGCCCCTGgctctcccagtgcccccccggAGCTCCTGCCCCCCGGCTCCCCAACCCTGGCCCCCAGCTCCCCGGGGCCCttggctcagcccccagccccaggcgcCCCCTCCTCCACGGCCAGCCCCCCGCTGGGCACATCTCGTTCCCCTGGCTCCCCCCAGACTCCTGGAgagggctcccccagcccccccagcacccccgagctgccccccagagccacctgtgcccctggctcccccgaagctgctgctcagcacccggccccccccagcccccccccggctaaagcctcttgcccccccggCTCCCCGGAGGGCCCTGGTGACCCTGGTgaccctgtgctgtgcctccaGCCGCCCCAGCAGGCAGCGCCCCCCCCCCAGGACGCGGGGCTGCGGCGCGCCTCGGAGGGCGTGCTGCGGCCCCCcgcggcagggcaggggctgggcgcCCTGGGGGGCtcgctgggtgccctgccccgggctggggacctgctgccagagccctccctgggcagtgagtCTGGCTGGAGCCTTTCCCAGTCCTTCGAGTGGACCTTCCCCTCCTGGGGGGCTCGGCTGCCGGCGTCCCCCCCGCAGTCCCCCATCCCAGAGGTGTGTGGCTCGGGGTCTCCcggggggcagagggacacggcccccagctccccaggggacAGTGGCTCTGAGGGGGCTCCGTGCCCGGGGGGTCCTGTGGCCCAGCGCGAGGCCGAGGGCTCGGCGGAGGAGGACGAAGGCGACGCGGAGCAGGGCGGCACCGAGCTCTGCTTCCCGCTCTGCGTGGCAGAGCCTGACCAGGACCCAGCC GCCTCGCCGGGTCCAGCCCCCACCGACGGCTCGGCCGCGCCCTGGGCGCCGGCGGACGCCTGCCCGGTGAGCCTGCAGGGCCCCGGGGGGCCGTGCCACGCCGAGGGCCCCCCGAAGGACCACGAGGGCCAAGCCGACCCGGGCTGGCTGACGGAGCTGCTGGCATCGCCCCGGGCCCGCGCCGCGGGACGCAGCTCCGCCCGCGCGGAGGCGGCGCAG GACCTGCTGGGCTGGTCACGGAAGGACCTGTGCAGCGAATTCGGCattggcagagctcagcaccctggcacctTCCCCTGGGGCCACGAGGATGCAGCCAGGGAGGGAGAGTGGCCTGGAGAGACGGAGCAGGACCAGGAGTTTGGGGCTAAAGCAAGCTGggacagccctggcagcagcagggacggGGACCAGCCGGCCAGGCCCTTCGGCGGCGCCAGGAGTGACTGGCACAGTGGGtatggggcagagctggcaggggaggCGAGGCTGGGCCCCGGCCGCTGGCCCCCGTCCCACGGTGTGGGGCAAAGCTGCCCGCGGGACCCCGACCTCGGCGCTGGCAAACTGGAGTGGGGCACAGGCTGCggcttgggcagcagggaggagatcGGTGCCAGGCCTGTGGActggggcagcagccacagcatggggcacaggcagcagcaggaagggcagcacagctgggccagcagctaTGGCCCCAGGCACCCCCAGAGCCAGGATGGGgagagcactgctgcctggcctgCTGAGTATGGCACAGAAATGAAGGACCAGGAGCAAACCCCGGGCTGGGCCAGCAAGTacagcagcagggatgccaAGGGCAAGGATTTGacgctgggctgggctggcaggtcCAGCACTGGGGATACTGgaagcccagagcaggagctgagtcctagcagaagaggctgggacaggcagtacagcagcagggagatggagagccAGGACCAGGAGTTCAGCCCCAGCCGCCCAGCCCAAGCCAGCCA ccagcacagcaccatgAGCATGGAGACCTGGGACAGAGAGATCAGGCCTGGGCGACTGGCCTGGGAcagtgagggcagcagcagggacatggaGAGCCAGGACAGGGAGTTCAGCCCCAGCAGACCAGCCTGGAGTGACAAATCCAACACTGGGGACATGGGGAGCCAGGACAGGGAGTTCAGCCCCAGCCAACCAGCCTGGGATGACAAATCCAACACTAGGGACATGGAGAGCCAGGACAGGGAGTTCAGCCCCAGCAGACCAGCCTGGAGTGACAAATCCAACACTAGGGACATGGAGAGCCAGGACAGGGAGTTCAGCCCCAGCAGACCAGCCTGGAGTGACAAATCCAACACTGGGGACATGGAGAGCCAGGACAGGGAGTTCAGCCCCAGCAGACCAGCCGAAGccagagagcacagcactggagaCATGGAAACCTGGGACAGGTCGTTTGGCCCCAGCAGGTCAGCCTTGGGTGACAGATGCAGCACCAGGGACATGGAGAGCCAGGACAGGGGCATGGAGACCTGGGACAGCAGATTCAGCCCCAGCAGATCAGCCTGGGATGACAGATACAGCAGCAGGGACGTGGAGAGCCAGGACAGGGAGTTCAGCCCCAGCAGGTCAGCCTTGGGTGATGGATGCAGCACCAAGGACATGGAGAGCCAGGACAGGGAgttcagccccagcaggctgccccaTGCCAGTGGGCACAGGTCTGTGGCcactgggaagggagaggcagagcctggccccagccagctgagctgggctggtggctgtggtgttagccaggctgggctgggccaggcCTTTGGTGCCAGGAGGGACTCGCTGGGCTCCCATGTCCCAGGtgccatggggcaggagcccagctggggcagtgcctgtgggCAGGAGCACGATGCCACCAAGAGCAGAGACTGGGCtgaagagctgggagcagcccagtgccacaaccagtttggtgccatgggGATGGAGCAGGTGTTGGGTTCCTCTGGTGCCATGGTGCCACCGGGTGGCTCCGGGGCCTGGCCCAGTGGGATGAGGTCTGGGGCCCAGCAGGAGCCCCTGGAAGACTGGCACGGGGACCTCTCACTTGGCACCAGCCAGGACCTATCCTCCAGCACCtcgggtgcccccagccccctgggcagcagtgaggtgaggccaggccaggcctcGGGCGAAGGCGGCGGCGCCAGGCCGGAGGAGCTGCGccggagcagggagctgcaggaggcggAGGCCAGGCGCCAGGAGTGGGCAGATGCCTTCAGTGCTCGCTGTGCTGCACGGagccaggagcccagcagcgggcagcagagcccaggaggtgccaccagcacagggcacag AACCACCCTTCTGGACCCCAGCCCACCAAGGGACAGTGCCCTGATTGCCCTCCAAGCCACAAAGCACCCCCAGAGTGAACCACCCAGCCccactgaggagcagagggatccCCCAGAGCCTCCGCCGAGcgccagagcctcccctgcagggctgcaggctgccagcgGGACCCAGCTGGACACAGGGAGCGAAGGGCCCCCCTTGGACCACCCTGATGGGGAGAGACCACCCAGCTGGGGGGAGAAGAGGCTCTCCCTGAGCACCTCCCAGCCCGAGGCAGCGCTGGAACCCCCCGGGCAGGAGTTCACCTTCCTGGAG GACACCGAGGTGCTGGACAGCAGCATGTACCGCAGCAAGGCCAGCCTGGGCCGCAAGCGCCCGCACCGCGCCCCCGCCCTGCGCCGCGCCAGCGCCGAGGGCGACGCCTGGATCTTCCGGGACTCCACCG agccccctgccccccgcccggCGGCGTCGGACGAGGATGAGGAGGTGCCGGAGGAGCCCAGGAGCCGCCGCGTGCGGCCGTCCCCGGGCAAGGGCGGCAAGGTGCCGCTGTTCCCCGGGCTCAGCACCGCTGCTCTCAAG GCCAAGCTGCGGGGCCGCAACCGCTCtgctgaggagggggcagcGCCAGGGGACAGCAAGGGAGCCCCTGCCAAGGACCCCCAGGTGCAGCGCTCCAAGTCCTGCAAGATCCCCGGCCTGAGTGGGaagcccccggccctgccccccAAGCCTGACAAGTCCTCAGG GTCTgaggcctctgcccctcactgGCTGCAGGCGCTGAagctgaagaagaagaagcCCTGA
- the SSRP1 gene encoding FACT complex subunit SSRP1 — protein sequence MADTLEFNEIYQEVKGSMNDGRLRLSRQGVIFKNSKTGKVDNIQASELAEGVWRRVALGHGLKLLTKNGHVYKYDGFRESEFEKLSEFFRAHYRLELAEKDLCVKGWNWGTVRFGGQLLSFDIGEQPVFEIPLSNVSQCTTGKNEVTLEFHQNDDAEVSLMEVRFYVPPTQEDGVDPVEAFAQNVLSKADVIQATGDAICIFRELQCLTPRGRYDIRIYPTFLHLHGKTFDYKIPYTTVLRLFLLPHKDQRQMFFVISLDPPIKQGQTRYHFLILLFSKDEDISLTLNMNEEEVEKRFEGRLTKNMSGSLYEMVSRVMKALVNRKITVPGNFQGHSGAQCITCSYKASSGLLYPLERGFIYVHKPPVHIRFDEISFVNFARGTTTTRSFDFEIETKQGTQYTFSSIEREEYGKLFDFVNAKKLNIKNRGLKEGMKQSYDEYADSDEDQHDAYLERMKEEGKIREENANDSSDNSGEETDESFNPGEEDDDVAEEFDSNASASSSSGDGDSDRDEKKPAKKAKVVKDRKPRKKQLESKKGKDPNAPKRPMSAYMLWLNANRERIKSDHPGISITDLSKKAGELWKAMSKEKKEEWDRKAEDARRDYEKAMKEYGMGSKSESSRGEKSKKKKKKQEKQVKGKAEKKGSTSKSSSSTKSPAKNSNESFKSKEFVSSDESSSAESKKEDSEEEGVASLPPSSEDSASGSD from the exons ATGGCCGACACGCTGGAGTTCAACGAGATCTACCAGGAGGTGAAGGGCTCCATG AACGACGGCCGGCTGCGGCTGAGCCGCCAGGGAGTCATCTTCAAGAACAGCAAGACAGGGAAGGTGGACAACATCCAGGCCTCGGAGCTGGCCGAGGGCGTCTGGCGGCGCGTGGCGCTGGGGCACGGCCTCAAGCTGCTCACCAAGAACGGCCACGTCTACAAGTACGACGGCTTCCGGGAGTCG gAGTTTGAGAAGCTCTCGGAGTTCTTCAGGGCTCACTACCGCCTGGAGCTGGCCGAGAAGGACCTCTGTGTGAAGGGCTGGAACTGGGGCACTGTGCGCTTCGGGG ggcagctgctctcctTTGACATTGGGGAGCAGCCTGTGTTCGAGATCCCCCTCAGCAACGTCTCCCAGTGCACCACCGGCAAGAACGAGGTCACGCTGGAGTTCCACCAGAACGACGACGCCGAGGTCTCGCTCATGGAGGTTCGCTTCTACGTCCCCCCGACGCAGGAGGACGGCGTGGACCCCGTGGAG GCCTTTGCCCAGAACGTCCTCTCCAAGGCGGACGTGATCCAGGCCACCGGGGATGCCATCTGCATCTTCCGGGAGCTGCAGTGCCTGACGCCGCGGGGCCGCTACGACATCCGCATCTACCCAACCTTCCTGCACCTGCACGGCAAGACCTTCGACTACAAGATCCCCTACACCACCGTGCTGCGCCTCTTCCTGCTGCCGCACAAGGACCAGCGCCAGATGTTCTTCGTG ATCAGCCTGGACCCCCCCATCAAGCAAGGCCAGACGCGCTACCACTTCCtcatcctgctcttctccaaggaTGAGGACATCTCCCTGACCCTCAACATGAACGA ggaggaggtggagaagcGCTTCGAGGGGCGGCTCACCAAGAACATGTCAGGGTCTCTCTACGAGATGGTCAGCAGGGTGATGAAGGCTCTGGTCAACCGCAAGATCACAGTGCCTGGCAACTTCCAGGG GCACTCTGGTGCCCAGTGCATCACCTGCTCCTACAAGGCCAGCTCGGGGCTGCTGTACCCCCTGGAGCGTGGCTTCATCTACGTGCACAAGCCGCCGGTGCACATCCGCTTCGACGAGATCTCCTTCGTCAACTTCGCGCGCGGCACCACCACCACGCGCTCCTTCGACTTCGAGATCGAGACCAAGCAGGGCACGCAGTACACCTTCAGCAGCATCGAgag GGAGGAGTATGGGAAGCTCTTCGACTTCGTCAACGCCAAGAAGCTGAACATCAAGAACCGAGGGCTGAAGGAG GGCATGAAGCAGAGCTATGACGAGTATGCCGACTCGGATGAGGACCAGCACGATGCCTACTTGGAGAGGATGAAGGAGGAGGGCAAGATCCGGGAGGAGAACGCCAACGACAGCAGCGACAACTCCGGAGAGgagacag ATGAGTCCTTCAACCCTGGGGAAGAGGATGATGATGTGGCTGAAGA GTTTGACAGCAAcgcctctgccagctcctccagcgGGGACGGGGACAGCGACCGCGACGAGAAGAAgccagccaagaaggccaaggtgGTCAAGGACCGCAAGCCCCGCaagaagcagctggag AGCAAGAAGGGGAAGGACCCCAACGCTCCCAAGCGGCCGATGTCAGCCTACATGCTCTGGCTGAATGCCAACCGGGAGAGGATCAAGTCAGACCACCCTGGCATCAGCATCACAGACCtgtccaagaaggctggggagctgtggaagGCCATGtccaaggagaagaaggag GAATGGGACCGCAAGGCGGAGGATGCCAGGAGGGACTACGAGAAGGCCATGAAGGAGTATGGCATGGGCAGCAAGTCAGAGAGCTCCAGGGG GGAGAAGtctaagaagaagaagaagaagcaggagaagcaggtgaaggggaaagcagagaagaaaggtTCTACCTCcaagtcctcctcctccaccaagTCCCCTGCTAAGAACTCGAATGAGAGCTTCAAGAGCAAAGAGTTTGTCTCCAGTGATgagagctcctctgcagagagcaagaaggag GACTcggaggaggagggggtggcCAGCTTGCCCCCCAGCTCGGAGGACTCTGCATCAGGCTCGGATTAG
- the LRRC55 gene encoding leucine-rich repeat-containing protein 55, with amino-acid sequence MLLGPWLVAAAAVAAAGAGAGCPVLCTCRGQAVDCSGQRLFSVPPELPLDTSNLSLAHNRIASIPPGYLACYSQLRALDLRNNSLSALPAGLFAGARRLAHLDLSHNNFSLVPADMFLEASGLLRLDLSHNPGLRRLHPHGFRGLAQLRELDLSYGGLSAISLDTLEGLPGLVGLRLGGNPWVCGCAMEPLLKWLRGRIQRCASDPQLAECQAPPEVAGAPLLSLTEESFQACHLTLTLDDYLFIAFVGFVVSIASVATNFLLGITANCCHRWSKASEDEDV; translated from the exons aTGCTGCTGGGCCCCTGGCTGGTGGCGGcagcggcggtggcggcggcgggcgcCGGGGCAGGCTGCCCGGTGCTGTGCACGTGCCGCGGGCAGGCGGTGGACTGCAGCGGGCAGAGGCTCTTCTCGGTGCCCCCCGAGCTGCCGCTGGACACCAGCAACCTCAGCCTGGCTCACAACCGCATCGCCAGCATCCCGCCCGGGTACCTGGCCTGCTACAGCCAGCTGCGCGCCCTCGACCTGCGCAACAACTCCCTGTCGGCGCTGCCCGCCGGGCTCTTCGCGGGCGCCCGGCGCCTGGCACACCTCGACCTCAGCCACAACAACTTCAGCCTGGTGCCCGCCGATATGTTCCTGGAGGCCAGCGGGCTGCTGCGCCTCGACCTCAGCCACAACCCCGGCCTGCGCCGCCTCCACCCCCACGGCTTCCGCGGGCTGGCGCAGCTGCGGGAGCTGGACCTCAGCTACGGGGGGCTCTCGGCCATCAGCCTGGACACCCTGGAGGGGCTGCCGGGGCTGGTGGGCCTCCGCCTGGGGGGCAACCCCTGGGTGTGCGGCTGCGCCATGGAGCCCCTCCTCAAGTGGCTGCGGGGACGCATCCAGCGCTGCGCCTCGG ATCCGCAGCTGGCCGAGTGCCAGGCGCCCCCCGAGGTGGCCGGAGCCCCCCTGCTCTCGCTGACGGAGGAGAGCTTCCAGGCTTGCCACCTCACGCTGACGCTGGACGACTATCTCTTCATCGCCTTCGTCGGCTTCGTCGTCTCCATCGCTTCGGTGGCCACCAACTTCCTGCTGGGCATCACTGCCAACTGCTGCCACCGCTGGAGCAAGGCCAGCGAAGATGAGGACGTTTAG
- the P2RX3 gene encoding P2X purinoceptor 3, which yields MPCPCSPARWLRDFFSYETPKSVVVKSWVVGVVNRSVQLLILAYFVGWVFIHEKAYQVRDTVIESSVVTKVKGIGRYAGRVLDTADYVTPPEGTSVFVVVTKQIVTENQTQGVCPESDPTFHCSADRDCQGPSPVSGSGVLTGRCVRYNGTLRSCEIRGWCPAEVDTVDVPVMMEAENFTLLIKNSIRFPLFGFEKANLPPPGSGVSLGRCRFHPELAPLCPILRLGDVVRLAGQDFPALAATGGVLGIKIGWVCDLDRAWERCQPRYSFTRLDGRAHAPASGYNFRHARYYRWPNGSEHRTLTKAFGIRFDVLVYGNAGKFGIVPTLINTVAAFTSIGVGTVLCDIILLNFLKGADHYKARKFEEVPEVGVPTSPPSPSASARGGLGGCSRDKQSTDSGTFSLGL from the exons ATGCCCTGCCCGTGCTCCCCCGCCCGCTGGCTGAGAGACTTCTTCTCGTACGAGACCCCCAAGTCGGTGGTGGTGAAGAGCTGGGTAGTGGGGGTCGTCAACCGCAGCGTGCAGCTCCTCATCCTCGCCTACTTTGTCGG ATGGGTGTTCATCCATGAGAAAGCCTACCAGGTGCGGGACACTGTCATCGAGTCCTCCGTGGTCACCAAGGTGAAGGGCATCGGGCGCTACGCGGGCCGCGTGCTGGACACGGCCGACTACGTCACCCCCCCCGAG GGCACCTCGGTGTTTGTGGTGGTCACCAAGCAGATCGTGACGGAGAACCAGACGCAGGGAGTCTGCCCGGAG AGCGACCCCACGTTCCACTGCTCCGCCGACCGCGACTGCCAGGGGCCAAGCCCTGTCTCGGGCAgcg GGGTCCTGACCGGGCGCTGCGTCCGCTACAACGGGACCCTGCGGTCCTGCGAGATCCGCGGCTGGTGCCCGGCCGAGGTGGACACCGTGGATGT gccTGTCATGATGGAGGCTGAAAACTTCACCCTTCTGATCAAGAACAGCATCCGCTTCCCGCTGTTCGGCTTCGAGAA GGCCAACCTGCCCCCCCCCGGCAGCGGCGTGTCCCTGGGTCGCTGCCGGTTTCACCCCGAGCTGGCTCCTCTGTGCCCCATCCTGCGGCTGGGCGACGTGGTGCGGCTGGCAGGACAGGACTTCCCCGCGCTGGCCGCCACC gggggagtgCTGGGCATCAAGATCGGGTGGGTGTGTGACCTGGACCGGGCATGGGAGCGCTGCCAGCCCCGGTACTCCTTCACCCGCCTGGACGGACGTGCCCACGCCCCTGCCTCCGGATACAACTTCAG GCATGCCAGGTACTACCGCTGGCCCAACGGCTCCGAGCACCGCACCCTCACCAAGGCCTTTGGCATCCGCTTTGACGTCCTGGTGTATGGCAAT GCTGGGAAGTTTGGCATCGTCCCTACCCTCATCAACACGGTGGCAGCTTTCACCTCCATTGGTGTG ggcacgGTGCTGTGCGACATCATCCTGCTcaacttcctgaagggggcTGACCACTACAAGGCTCGCAAGTTCGAGGAG GTGCCAGAGGTTGGAGTGCCCacgtccccccccagcccctcagccagcGCCCGCGGGGGGTTGGGGGGCTGCAGCCGCGACAAGCAGTCCACAGACTCGGGCACCTTCTCCCTCGGCCTGTAG
- the APLNR gene encoding apelin receptor: MEEAAGDAYSYGDNDTDCEYAEWGPSLSLLPAIYLLVFLLGTAGNGLVLWTVFKGGRDRRRSADTFIANLAAADLTFVATLPLWAAYAWLGYHWPFGTAACKVSSYLVFVNMYASVFCLTGLSFDRYLAIVRPLATAKLRSRVSGLLATVALWALAALLALPALVLRRAAALGGDSKITCYMDYGGLAAPGTEGAWEVGLGLSSTALGFVAPFAVMLTCYFFIARTVASHFHRERAEGPRKRKRLLTIITVLVAAFGGCWLPFHLVKTLYVLMDLEVLPWSCSLHAFLNNLHPYCTGIAYINSCLNPFLYAFFDPRFRHACAALLCCRTPGPGPERSGSYSSGHSHPPGGKGGQGPGGKLDQATQETLFRA, translated from the coding sequence ATGGAGGAGGCGGCAGGGGACGCCTACAGCTACGGGGACAACGACACCGACTGCGAGTACGCGGAGTGGGGCCCCTcgctgtccctgctccctgccatctACCTGCTGGTCTTCCTGCTGGGCACGGCGGGCAACGGGCTGGTCCTCTGGACCGTCTTCAAGGGCGGCCGCGACCGCCGGCGCTCGGCCGACACCTTCATCGCCAACCTGGCCGCCGCCGACCTCACCTTCGTGGCCACGCTGCCGCTCTGGGCCGCCTACGCCTGGCTGGGCTACCACTGGCCCTTCGGCACAGCCGCCTGCAAGGTCAGCAGCTACCTGGTCTTCGTCAACATGTACGCCAGCGTCTTCTGCCTGACCGGGCTCAGCTTCGACCGCTACCTGGCCATCGTCCGCCCGCTGGCCACCGCCAAGCTACGCTCCCGGGTCAGCGGGCTGCTGGCCACGGTGGCCCTGTGGGCACTGGCAGCGCTGCTGGCGCTGCCGGCCCTGGTGCTGCGGCGGGCGGCTGCCCTCGGGGGGGACAGCAAGATAACCTGCTACATGGACTACGGGGGTCTGGCTGCCCCGGGGACGGAGGGCGCCTgggaggtggggctggggctctccTCCACCGCCCTGGGCTTCGTGGCCCCGTTCGCCGTCATGCTGACCTGCTACTTCTTCATCGCCCGCACCGTGGCCAGCCACTTCCACCGGGAGCGGGCCGAGGGGCCCCGCAAGCGCAAGCGCCTGCTCACCATCATCACGGTGCTGGTGGCTGCCTtcgggggctgctggctgcccttccACCTGGTGAAGACCCTCTACGTGCTGatggacctggaggtgctgccgTGGTCCTGCAGCCTCCACGCCTTCCTCAACAACCTCCATCCCTACTGCACCGGCATCGCCTACATCAACAGCTGCCTCAACCCCTTCCTCTACGCCTTCTTCGACCCCCGCTTCCGCCACGCCTgcgctgccctcctctgctgccggacccccggccccggccctgaGCGCTCCGGCAGCTACTCCTCggggcacagccaccccccCGGTGGCAAGGGGGGGCAGGGACCGGGAGGCAAGCTGGACCAAGCCACCCAGGAGACGCTCTTCCGTGCCTGA